A part of Ammospiza caudacuta isolate bAmmCau1 chromosome 5, bAmmCau1.pri, whole genome shotgun sequence genomic DNA contains:
- the RANGAP1 gene encoding ran GTPase-activating protein 1: protein MASEDITKLAESLAKTSVGGGQLSFKGQSLKLNTAEDAEDVIKQIEEFDGLEALRLEGNTVGVEAAKVIAKALEKKSELKRCHWSDMFTGRLRSEIPPALISLGDALIAAGAQLVELDLSDNAFGPDGVRGFEALLKSPACYTLQELKLNNCGMGIGGGKILAAALKECHRKSSAQGKPLALKIFVAGRNRLENDGATALAEAFGIIGTLEEVHMPQNGINHPGITALAQAFAINPLLKVINLNDNTFTEKGAVAMADTLKALRQIEVINFGDCLVRSKGAVAIADAVKEGLHKLKELNLSFCEIKRDAALTVAEAIEDKTELEKLDLNGNCLGEEVCEQLHEILEGFNMASVLGSLSDDEGEEDDEEEEEDEDEEEEEEEEQQQLKERGAEEQESLTPKKIIDSQASTPVPSPPVDVATFLAFPSPEKLLRLGPKCSVLIAQQTDTSDVEKVVTTLLRISSVFKDEAPVKTAVHETTDALMKKAFSSATFNSDAFISKLLVHMGLLKSEEKIKTVPSLYGILMTLNHMVQQDYFPKSLAPVLSAFVTKPNRALDSCSFARHMLLQTLHQL, encoded by the exons ATGGCATCAGAAGACATCACTAAACTTGCTGAGTCACTTGCCAAAACCAGTGTGGGTGGTGGACAGTTGAGCTTCAAAGGCCAGAGCCTTAAACTCAACACAGCTGAAGATG CTGAAGATGTGATCAAGCAAATTGAGGAGTTTGATGGCCTGGAAGCCTTGCGCCTGGAAGGAAACACAGTGGGAGTGGAGGCAGCAAAGGTTATTGCCAAGGCCTTGGAGAAGAAAAGTGAGCTCAAG AGGTGTCATTGGAGTGACATGTTCACAGGCAGGCTAAGGTCTGAGATCCCTCCTGCTTTG ATCTCTTTGGGGGATGCACTCAtagctgctggagcccagctggTGGAGCTGGACCTGAGTGACAATGCCTTTGGGCCTGATGGTGTGCGGGGCTTTGAGGCCCTGCTGAAGAGCCCTGCATGCTACACCCTGCAGGAACTCAAGCTCAATAACTGTGGCATGGGCATTGGTGGTGGCAAG ATAttggcagctgctctgaaagAGTGTCACAGGAAATCAAGTGCCCAGGGCAAGCctcttgctttaaaaatatttgtggctGGCAGAAATCGTCTGGAGAATGATGGTGCCACTGCCCTGGCTGAAGCCTTCGGG ATCATTGGGACTCTAGAAGAGGTTCATATGCCACAGAATGGAATTAACCATCCTGGCATaacagcactggcacaggcctTTGCTATCAACCCGCTGCTGAAGGTTATAAACTTGAATGACAACACCTTCACGGAGAAAGGAGCTGTGGCCATGGCAGAT ACTCTGAAGGCGCTCCGTCAGATTGAGGTGATCAACTTCGGGGACTGCCTGGTGCGTTCCAAGGGCGCTGTTGCCATTGCTGATGCTGTTAAAGAAGGGCTTCATAAATTAAAG GAACTGAATTTGTCTTTCTGTGAGATCAAGCGAGATGCTGCTCTGACTGTTGCTGAAGCTATTGAAGATAAGACAGAGTTGGAGAAGTTGGATCTCAATG GTAACTGTCTGGGAGAAGAGGTGTGTGAGCAGCTCCATGAGATCCTCGAAGGCTTCAATATGGCATCAGTGCTGGGATCTTTGAG TGATGATGAaggggaggaggatgatgaggaggaggaggaagatgaagatgaggaggaggaagaggaggaggaacagCAACAGCTGAAGGAGAGAGGAGCAGAAGAGCAGGAGTCACTGACTCCTAAGAAGATAATTGATTCACAG GCTTCAACTCCAGTGCCATCTCCTCCTGTGGATGTTGCCACGTTCCTTGCTTTCCCATCACCAGAGAAGCTGCTGCGACTAGGACCAAAGTGCTCTGTGCTGATAGCTCAGCAG aCAGATACATCTGATGTAGAGAAAGTAGTTACAACCCTCCTAAGGATATCCTCAGTCTTCAAAGATGAGGCCCCAGTGAAAACAGCAGTGCATGAAACAACAG ATGCCTTGATGAAAAAAGCCTTCAGTTCTGCCACATTTAATTCAGATGCATTCATCTCAAAACTCCTGGTCCACATGGGACTGCTGAAG AGTGAAGAGAAGATCAAAACTGTACCAAGTCTCTATGGTATTCTTATGACTTTGAACCATATGGTCCAGCAGGATTATTTCCCTAAATCCCTGGCCCCAGTTCTCTCAGCTTTTGTTACAAA ACCCAACCGTGCCCTTGACTCCTGTTCATTTGCTCGCCACATGCTCTTACAGACCCTCCACCAGCTGTAG